The proteins below come from a single Thunnus thynnus chromosome 10, fThuThy2.1, whole genome shotgun sequence genomic window:
- the glipr2l gene encoding GLI pathogenesis-related 2, like: MGKSASKQFANEVLQCHNEYRKKHQAPPLKLSSKLSREAARYAESLASTRILKHSVESSRGSCGENLAWASYDQSGKDVADRWYDEVKQYNFNRPGFSSGTGHFTAMVWKSTNKLGVGKAIASDGSSFVVARYFPAGNITNQGHFENNVLPP, from the exons ATGGGAAAGTCAG CCTCGAAGCAGTTTGCCAACGAGGTGCTGCAGTGCCATAATGAGTACAGAAAGAAGCACCAGGCTCCTCCACTGAAGCTGAGCAGCAAGTTGAGCAGAGAGGCTGCCCG TTATGCTGAAAGTTTGGCCAGCACACGGATCCTAAAACACAGTGTGGAGTCCAGTAGAGGGAGCTGTGGAGAGAACCTGGCATGGGCCTCCTATGACCAATCAG GAAAGGATGTGGCTGACCGCTGGTATGATGAAGTGAAACAGTACAACTTTAACCGTCCTGGATTCTCCTCTGGCACCG GCCATTTCACCGCAATGGTGTGGAAGAGTACTAATAAGCTTGGTGTCGGTAAGGCCATTGCATCAGATGGCTCTTCCTTTGTGGTGGCCAGATACTTTCCAGCTGGGAATATCACTAACCAGGGACACTTTGAGAACAACGTCCTCCCACCTTAA